One genomic segment of Longimicrobium sp. includes these proteins:
- a CDS encoding DUF2997 domain-containing protein has translation MSEAFTVRIFPDGTVQAEVHGAKGKRCTDYIAILEELLEAETADSAYTAEYHQAEHVRADDVRADDARLDEVRRRQVRGS, from the coding sequence ATGAGCGAGGCGTTCACCGTCCGCATCTTTCCCGACGGCACCGTGCAGGCCGAGGTGCACGGCGCCAAGGGAAAGCGCTGCACCGACTACATCGCCATCCTCGAGGAGCTGCTGGAGGCCGAGACGGCCGACTCCGCGTACACGGCGGAGTACCACCAGGCCGAGCACGTGCGTGCGGACGACGTTCGCGCCGACGACGCCCGCCTGGACGAGGTGCGCCGGCGCCAGGTGCGGGGGAGCTGA